One stretch of Bradyrhizobium canariense DNA includes these proteins:
- a CDS encoding ABC transporter substrate-binding protein has translation MKRRWFIALLGGAIMAAPRVAFGQSPTKVYRLAMLSPGVPSSDMSPDVKLLLASLARYGYVLGQNLELEGPRGRFAEFSALPQLLGDLKAAKVDVVVTIGYPTAIAAKQSGISTVVAYGAGDPVATGLVDHLDRPGGTITGISDVASTLTTKRLGLLKQLAPGIRRVAVMWNKDDLGMTLRYDASVGAAQAFGITIQPASVRKPDDFNQAFAMMDCDRPDALLMVSDLLTNVNVERVFDYTKRRSIPSIYEYDVFAREGGLMSYGPDLKESFDRAASLVDRIFKGARPGELPFEQPTRYLFVLNLKTAKAMKLEVPPSLLALADEVIE, from the coding sequence GTGAAAAGACGTTGGTTTATCGCGTTGCTCGGCGGCGCCATCATGGCGGCGCCTCGTGTGGCATTCGGCCAAAGCCCAACCAAGGTTTATCGCCTAGCCATGTTGAGCCCGGGTGTGCCGAGTTCCGACATGTCTCCTGACGTGAAGCTCTTGTTGGCTTCGCTCGCGAGGTATGGGTACGTTCTCGGCCAGAATTTGGAGCTCGAGGGCCCTCGCGGCAGGTTCGCGGAATTCTCCGCACTTCCGCAGTTGCTGGGCGATCTGAAAGCCGCAAAGGTCGATGTCGTCGTCACCATCGGCTATCCGACAGCAATTGCTGCAAAACAATCCGGTATTTCCACGGTTGTCGCTTATGGCGCTGGCGACCCTGTTGCGACGGGCCTTGTCGACCATCTCGATCGGCCGGGAGGTACCATCACCGGCATTTCCGACGTGGCGAGCACGCTGACCACGAAGCGTCTCGGATTGCTCAAGCAGCTGGCACCGGGCATCCGTCGCGTCGCGGTGATGTGGAACAAGGACGATCTGGGAATGACGCTGCGCTACGACGCATCTGTCGGGGCCGCGCAAGCCTTTGGCATCACCATCCAGCCTGCAAGCGTACGCAAGCCCGATGATTTCAATCAGGCATTCGCCATGATGGATTGCGATCGACCGGACGCGCTGCTGATGGTTTCGGACTTGCTCACCAACGTCAACGTTGAGCGCGTGTTCGACTACACCAAGCGGCGGAGCATTCCTTCGATCTACGAATATGATGTGTTCGCCCGGGAAGGGGGCCTGATGTCATACGGGCCGGACCTGAAGGAGTCATTCGATCGCGCGGCTTCACTCGTCGATCGCATTTTCAAAGGCGCGCGCCCCGGTGAATTGCCGTTTGAGCAGCCGACGCGCTATCTGTTTGTGCTCAACCTGAAGACGGCCAAAGCGATGAAGCTGGAAGTGCCGCCTTCCTTGCTCGCACTGGCCGACGAGGTCATCGAATAA
- a CDS encoding SDR family NAD(P)-dependent oxidoreductase, with product MSKLNGKVAVITGGSSGIGLAAAKKFVEEGAYVFIVGRRQGELDKAKAEIGKNVSAVQADVADLDDLDRLYQTVKDVKGAVDIVVASAGFVERKLTQDATPAHFDKTFGINARGVYFTVQKAFPLLRKGGSIVLVSSGLHLKGLPEHGTYAATKAALRSFARTWAMELKDRGIRVNTLSPGAVDTPIIDSQFKTKEEADGARAFFAGITPLGRIGRPEEMASAVLFLASDDSSYSTGIDLVADGGITQV from the coding sequence ATGTCCAAGCTAAATGGAAAAGTTGCCGTCATCACCGGTGGATCCAGCGGTATCGGTTTGGCGGCGGCCAAAAAATTCGTCGAGGAAGGCGCCTATGTGTTCATTGTCGGACGGCGCCAGGGCGAACTCGACAAGGCGAAGGCCGAAATCGGCAAGAACGTCTCCGCCGTGCAAGCCGACGTTGCCGATCTCGATGACCTCGACCGGCTTTATCAGACCGTAAAAGATGTCAAAGGCGCGGTTGATATCGTTGTCGCCAGTGCCGGTTTTGTCGAGCGCAAGTTGACGCAGGACGCAACACCAGCGCATTTCGACAAGACGTTCGGGATCAATGCCCGCGGCGTCTACTTCACCGTGCAGAAGGCGTTTCCCCTCTTGCGCAAGGGCGGATCGATTGTGCTGGTGTCTTCCGGCCTGCATCTGAAGGGCTTGCCCGAGCACGGCACCTATGCCGCTACCAAGGCAGCCCTGCGTTCTTTCGCGCGCACCTGGGCGATGGAATTGAAGGACCGCGGTATCCGCGTCAACACGCTTTCACCCGGTGCGGTCGACACGCCGATCATCGACAGCCAGTTCAAGACCAAAGAAGAGGCCGACGGCGCGCGCGCGTTTTTCGCGGGCATCACGCCGCTCGGCCGCATCGGTCGCCCCGAAGAGATGGCCTCGGCCGTCCTGTTCCTGGCGTCCGATGATAGCAGCTACAGCACCGGCATCGATCTGGTCGCGGATGGCGGCATCACCCAGGTCTGA
- a CDS encoding ABC transporter ATP-binding protein, whose amino-acid sequence MTDVALGLRNVGKAFGNLEIIRGVNLDIAKGERHAIIGPNGAGKTTLFNLISGRFRVSTGEVLLNGTRIDQLPPHKINRMGLSRSFQITSIFHRLSVFENLRCALLWSMGHRYSFWTPLWLQRELTERTNRMLEELNLASRRDTAAGLLSYADQRALEIGMTIAGGASVILLDEPTAGMSNTETDNAVELIRRVSAGKTLVMVEHDMKVVFGLADVITVLVYGRVIASGPPQAVRANPAVQEAYLGTLDAA is encoded by the coding sequence ATGACCGACGTCGCGCTCGGCCTGCGGAATGTCGGCAAGGCGTTCGGCAATCTCGAAATCATCCGCGGCGTAAACCTTGATATCGCCAAGGGCGAGCGTCACGCCATCATCGGCCCGAACGGAGCGGGCAAGACCACGCTGTTCAATCTGATCAGCGGGCGCTTTCGGGTGTCCACCGGCGAGGTCTTGCTGAACGGCACCCGGATCGATCAATTGCCGCCGCACAAGATCAACCGAATGGGCCTGTCGCGCAGCTTCCAGATCACCTCGATCTTCCACCGATTATCGGTGTTCGAAAATCTGCGCTGCGCGCTGTTGTGGAGCATGGGCCATCGCTACTCGTTCTGGACTCCGCTCTGGCTTCAGCGCGAGCTGACCGAGCGCACCAACCGGATGCTGGAAGAGCTGAACCTCGCCTCGCGCCGCGACACCGCAGCGGGACTGTTATCCTATGCCGATCAGCGCGCGCTCGAGATCGGCATGACGATCGCGGGCGGTGCTTCCGTCATTCTGCTTGACGAGCCGACCGCGGGGATGAGCAACACCGAGACCGACAACGCCGTCGAATTGATCCGCCGCGTTTCCGCAGGCAAGACCCTCGTGATGGTGGAGCACGACATGAAGGTGGTGTTCGGCCTTGCCGACGTGATTACCGTGTTGGTCTATGGCCGGGTGATCGCATCGGGGCCGCCGCAGGCCGTGCGCGCCAATCCCGCGGTTCAGGAAGCCTATCTTGGTACGTTGGACGCGGCATGA
- a CDS encoding MarR family winged helix-turn-helix transcriptional regulator produces the protein MSKRKAESDAARASALATELHTLSSKLKRRLRELASAGDLTPSQTSVLMHLNQNGSMTVTTLARMEGVRSQSMGATIAVLETAGLVKGSPDPADGRQTILSLTAACRELIRSGRAARHDWLFHAIQTKLTPQEQEQLAASMSLLNRIVDT, from the coding sequence ATGAGCAAACGAAAAGCGGAATCCGACGCCGCCCGCGCCTCGGCTTTGGCAACGGAACTGCACACGCTGAGCAGCAAACTCAAGCGGCGGCTACGCGAGCTGGCTTCGGCCGGAGATCTCACGCCGTCACAAACATCGGTGCTGATGCATCTGAACCAGAACGGGTCCATGACGGTCACTACCCTCGCTCGGATGGAGGGCGTCCGCTCGCAATCCATGGGCGCCACCATTGCCGTGCTCGAAACCGCCGGATTGGTGAAGGGATCACCGGATCCCGCGGACGGCCGGCAAACGATACTGTCTCTGACAGCCGCCTGCCGCGAATTGATCCGAAGCGGCCGCGCGGCGCGGCACGATTGGCTGTTTCACGCCATTCAAACCAAGCTTACGCCGCAGGAACAGGAGCAACTCGCTGCGTCGATGAGCCTGCTCAACCGCATCGTCGATACCTGA
- a CDS encoding cysteine hydrolase family protein codes for MTISMLDANTALLVIDLQKGIVGLPTVHPMADIVQKAVGLTATFRKHDLPVVLINVDGGPPGRTEQSLSTRAFPPGWADLIPELNQQPSDHLVTKRTRGAFTHTDLDKYLRQRNITQVVIAGVATGSGVESTARHAHELGFNVALAIDAMTDMDADIHHNSVARIFPKLGETGTTQQIIDLLDAPSRSEKGNA; via the coding sequence ATGACCATCAGTATGCTCGATGCGAACACCGCTTTGCTCGTCATCGATTTGCAAAAGGGCATCGTCGGCCTGCCGACGGTGCATCCGATGGCCGACATCGTGCAGAAAGCCGTTGGACTGACCGCCACCTTTCGGAAGCACGATTTACCGGTCGTGCTCATCAACGTCGATGGCGGGCCGCCAGGTCGTACCGAACAATCCCTTAGTACCCGTGCGTTTCCCCCAGGCTGGGCCGATCTCATTCCCGAACTCAACCAGCAACCAAGTGACCACCTCGTCACGAAGCGGACGCGGGGCGCTTTCACCCATACCGACCTCGATAAATATCTGAGGCAGCGCAATATCACCCAGGTCGTGATCGCAGGCGTCGCTACCGGCAGCGGCGTCGAATCCACAGCGCGGCACGCCCACGAACTCGGATTCAACGTCGCGCTCGCCATCGATGCCATGACGGACATGGACGCCGATATTCATCACAACAGCGTTGCGCGAATCTTTCCCAAGCTGGGCGAGACCGGCACGACGCAACAGATCATCGATCTCCTCGATGCACCATCGCGTAGCGAAAAAGGGAACGCCTGA
- a CDS encoding MFS transporter: MEGIFRSLQNPNYRIWAAGALVSNIGSWMQRTAQDWIVLTELTHRNATAVGIVMGLQFGPQILLLPLTGFAADHLDRRKLLFCTQAAMGLLALGLGLLVVTGLVRLWHVYVFAFLLGCTAAFDSPARQTFVAELVDERHLPNAVGLNSTSFNAARMIGPAIAGGLIAGVGSGWVFLINAFSFLAVLCSLSFLRLDQLKPGHRAVRTRGSFVEGFRYVLRRPDLKVILLMLFLVGTFGLNFPIFISTMAVSVFHAGAGQYGLLTSMMAAGSVTGALMAATRAKPGIPVLLAGAATFGGGCAVAAVMPSYMLFGLVLFVIGIAAQTLTTSTNSLVQTSTEPGMRGRVIAILLAIALGGTPIGAPIVGWVADTFGPRWALGVGAAAGLLAAAVAVIYLARHRHPALDAGSA, from the coding sequence GTGGAAGGCATATTCCGCTCGCTGCAGAATCCGAACTACCGGATCTGGGCCGCGGGCGCGTTGGTATCCAACATCGGCTCGTGGATGCAGCGCACCGCGCAGGATTGGATCGTCCTCACCGAACTGACGCACCGGAATGCAACCGCCGTCGGCATCGTGATGGGATTGCAATTCGGCCCGCAGATCCTGCTGCTGCCGCTCACGGGTTTTGCCGCTGACCATCTCGACCGGCGCAAGCTCCTGTTCTGCACGCAGGCCGCGATGGGGCTGCTCGCGCTCGGCCTCGGGCTGCTGGTGGTCACGGGCCTGGTACGGCTGTGGCACGTCTACGTCTTCGCGTTTCTGCTGGGCTGCACGGCCGCCTTCGATTCACCGGCACGGCAGACCTTCGTCGCCGAGCTCGTCGACGAGCGCCATCTTCCCAACGCCGTAGGACTCAATTCAACGTCCTTCAACGCCGCGCGCATGATCGGGCCTGCGATTGCCGGCGGCCTGATCGCCGGGGTCGGCTCCGGATGGGTATTCCTGATCAACGCCTTCTCCTTCCTCGCGGTGCTGTGCTCGCTCAGTTTCCTGCGCCTCGATCAACTAAAACCCGGCCATCGCGCCGTTCGCACCCGTGGCAGCTTCGTTGAGGGCTTTCGCTACGTGTTGCGGCGACCGGATCTCAAAGTCATCTTGTTGATGCTGTTTCTGGTCGGCACGTTCGGATTGAATTTTCCGATTTTCATCTCGACCATGGCGGTCAGCGTGTTCCACGCGGGCGCCGGCCAGTATGGATTGCTGACTTCGATGATGGCGGCGGGATCGGTGACGGGCGCGCTGATGGCTGCAACGCGGGCGAAGCCGGGAATTCCTGTTCTGCTCGCGGGCGCGGCGACCTTCGGCGGCGGCTGCGCGGTGGCGGCGGTGATGCCGAGCTATATGCTGTTTGGACTGGTTCTCTTCGTGATCGGCATTGCCGCACAGACGCTGACGACATCGACCAACAGCCTCGTGCAGACATCGACCGAGCCCGGCATGCGCGGCCGCGTGATCGCCATTCTGCTCGCGATCGCATTGGGCGGCACGCCGATCGGCGCACCGATCGTGGGTTGGGTTGCCGACACCTTCGGACCGCGCTGGGCGCTCGGCGTCGGTGCTGCGGCCGGTCTTCTCGCCGCGGCGGTCGCGGTCATCTATCTTGCGAGGCACCGGCATCCCGCCCTCGACGCGGGATCAGCGTAA
- a CDS encoding MarR family winged helix-turn-helix transcriptional regulator — protein sequence MRTTQRAILNQIARTGTPALGELAEALVMDRGALTHNLKPLERDGLVEVRIDPADRRNRLVALTAAGRRKLEESAPLWKRAQEGFESAFGTAKSASLRKALEYVVSEDFVAAFNHRD from the coding sequence TTGCGGACCACTCAGCGGGCCATCCTTAACCAAATCGCCCGGACCGGAACGCCGGCGCTTGGGGAATTGGCCGAGGCGCTGGTCATGGACCGGGGGGCGCTGACGCATAATCTGAAGCCGCTCGAGCGTGACGGTTTGGTCGAAGTCCGTATCGACCCGGCTGACCGCCGCAACCGTCTCGTCGCCTTGACGGCCGCCGGGAGACGGAAGCTCGAGGAATCGGCGCCCCTTTGGAAACGTGCCCAGGAGGGATTCGAGTCGGCGTTTGGCACGGCGAAGTCAGCTTCGCTGCGCAAGGCGCTGGAGTATGTCGTGTCCGAAGATTTTGTGGCCGCTTTCAACCATCGCGACTAA
- a CDS encoding LysR family transcriptional regulator, with the protein MSDRLQELAVFVRAAESGSFSRAARELGLSQPSVSRIIGELEARLGVTLLLRTTRRITVTDAGALFLDRAREILAEIEDAEDAARGLDSLRGLIRLAIPVVYGTREIIPRLPKFLAAHPMLRVEMSVADQRQDLVADGADIAIRLGDLDDSVFGARKLETLERMLVASPAYLKARGTPKTPADLAAHDCVFGPGNFGRDSWSFRRNGTETSVDVRGRIHTNSGPGVFASVMAGLGIAMVSTVMAGPEVKAGVLVPLLRSYKLSSVDVHAVFPGGPRPSTKVRALVDFLVEELK; encoded by the coding sequence ATGAGTGACCGCTTACAGGAATTGGCCGTGTTCGTGCGCGCGGCGGAAAGCGGCAGCTTTTCCCGCGCCGCCCGCGAACTCGGCCTGTCGCAACCATCGGTTTCGCGCATCATCGGAGAGCTGGAAGCGCGGCTTGGCGTCACGCTGCTTCTGCGCACCACGCGCCGCATCACCGTGACCGACGCGGGCGCATTGTTTCTCGATCGCGCCCGCGAGATCCTGGCCGAGATCGAGGACGCGGAAGACGCCGCGCGCGGGCTCGATTCACTGCGCGGCCTCATCCGTCTCGCCATTCCCGTGGTCTACGGCACGCGCGAGATCATCCCTCGCCTGCCAAAGTTTCTGGCCGCGCATCCCATGCTACGCGTCGAGATGTCGGTTGCCGACCAGCGACAGGATCTCGTTGCCGATGGCGCTGATATCGCCATCCGCCTAGGCGACTTGGATGACTCCGTATTCGGTGCGCGCAAGCTGGAGACGCTGGAACGAATGCTGGTGGCGTCGCCGGCCTATCTGAAGGCACGCGGCACACCGAAAACGCCGGCGGATCTCGCCGCGCACGATTGCGTCTTTGGTCCCGGCAATTTCGGCCGCGATAGCTGGTCGTTCCGCCGCAACGGCACCGAGACGTCAGTGGACGTCCGCGGACGCATTCATACCAATTCGGGTCCCGGCGTTTTCGCGAGCGTGATGGCGGGCCTAGGGATCGCGATGGTCTCGACGGTCATGGCGGGGCCTGAAGTAAAGGCGGGTGTGCTGGTGCCGCTGCTGCGCAGCTACAAGCTCTCATCCGTGGACGTGCACGCGGTCTTTCCCGGCGGCCCGCGCCCATCGACAAAAGTCCGCGCCCTGGTCGATTTCCTGGTTGAAGAGCTTAAATAG
- a CDS encoding ABC transporter ATP-binding protein, with product MLEVSDLHAYYGQSHILHGVALHVGDGEIVSLLGRNGVGRSTTCKSIMGLVAAQGTVKFRGQNIAGLRPDQVAHCGIGYVPEDRQVFPTLTVRQNLELGLKRSGKFGRWNFEDVFGLFPNLKARQDTSAGVLSGGEQQMLTMCRTLMGDPDLMLIDEPTEGLAPKLVEQVGELLAEIARRGVSVLLVEQKLAIALKISSRLYVMGHGRIVFEGKPADFGENSAVRKEWLEV from the coding sequence ATCCTCGAAGTCAGCGATCTCCATGCCTATTACGGCCAGAGCCACATCCTGCATGGCGTGGCGCTTCATGTCGGCGATGGTGAGATCGTCAGCCTGTTGGGACGTAACGGTGTCGGAAGGTCGACCACCTGCAAGTCCATCATGGGGCTGGTCGCAGCCCAGGGCACTGTCAAATTTCGCGGCCAGAACATTGCCGGTCTGCGCCCGGACCAGGTCGCGCATTGCGGCATCGGTTATGTGCCGGAGGATCGGCAGGTGTTTCCGACGCTAACGGTACGCCAGAATCTCGAACTGGGCCTCAAGCGCTCGGGCAAATTCGGCCGCTGGAATTTTGAAGACGTATTCGGCCTGTTTCCAAACCTGAAGGCGCGGCAGGATACTTCGGCCGGCGTGTTATCCGGTGGCGAGCAGCAGATGCTGACGATGTGCCGCACTTTGATGGGCGATCCGGACCTGATGCTGATCGATGAACCGACCGAAGGGTTGGCGCCCAAGCTGGTCGAGCAGGTCGGCGAACTGCTGGCCGAGATCGCGCGGCGCGGCGTTTCGGTTCTGCTGGTCGAGCAAAAACTCGCGATCGCCCTCAAGATCTCGTCACGGCTCTACGTCATGGGCCATGGCAGGATTGTATTCGAGGGAAAGCCGGCCGATTTCGGCGAGAATTCCGCCGTCCGCAAGGAGTGGCTGGAGGTTTGA
- a CDS encoding tautomerase family protein, with the protein MPLVRIDLQKGKDAKYRQKAGQIVYQAMVEATGVPNNDHFQIIGEHSAENFIFDPDYLGIHRSSDLIIVQIFFNEGRSVAQKQALYKAIAEGLSASLQVRPEDVFISLVEVKKENWSFGNGVAQYAA; encoded by the coding sequence ATGCCCCTGGTACGTATCGACCTTCAAAAGGGAAAAGACGCAAAGTACCGGCAGAAGGCCGGGCAAATCGTTTACCAAGCCATGGTTGAAGCCACCGGCGTTCCCAACAACGACCACTTCCAGATCATCGGCGAGCACAGCGCCGAAAACTTCATCTTCGACCCTGATTACCTCGGCATCCACAGGTCCAGCGATCTCATTATCGTGCAGATATTCTTCAATGAGGGTCGTTCGGTCGCGCAGAAGCAGGCGCTCTACAAGGCGATCGCCGAAGGGCTCTCCGCTTCGCTGCAGGTCCGGCCGGAAGATGTTTTCATCAGCCTTGTCGAGGTGAAGAAGGAAAACTGGTCTTTCGGCAACGGCGTTGCGCAATACGCGGCCTGA